In a single window of the Tribolium castaneum strain GA2 chromosome 8, icTriCast1.1, whole genome shotgun sequence genome:
- the LOC103313139 gene encoding late histone H1-like — protein sequence MADVENQSASANAAASTTSPQVHHHAKKEKKAKNPRAKPSHPPTSEMVNNAIKGLKERGGSSLQAIKKFVAANYKVDAEKVAPFIKKYLKGAVASGSLVQTKGKGASGSFKLASSSASGGGAKARAAVAASAARAAAAAAAAATGERKKKSSAVSKVKKNTGKRSAVSAPKTGKKPSSPKAKKVAAEKKSVAVAKAKKAASVGAEKKTTAASSTGRAVAATASSKPKSPSKAKKSNKAGPTKKPKAPKPKSAKAISAKAKKSPASPKRKK from the coding sequence atggcagacgtagaaaatcaatccgcatcggctaatgctgctgcttcgacgacttcacctcaagttcatcatcatgctaaaaaggagaagaaagcaaaaaatcctagagccaaaccttctcatcctcccacttccgagatggtcaataacgctattaagggtttaaaggaacgtggtggttcttctcttcaagctataaaaaaattcgtcgccGCCAATTACAAGGTAGATGCCGAGAAAGTTGCACCATTTATCAAGAAGTATCTAAAAGGCGCCGTCGCTTCTGGTTCTTTGGTTCAGACGAAAGGTAAGGGAGCTTCTGGATCGTTTAAACTTGCTTCCTCGTCCGCCTCCGGTGGTGGTGCAAAGGCCAGAGCTGCTGTTGCTGCTTCTGCTGCTAGAGCTGCTGCCGCCGCGGCAGCCGCTGCTACtggcgaaagaaagaaaaaatcctcagcagtttcaaaagttaaaaaaaacactggaaaacgttccgccgtttcggcaccaaaaaccggtaagaaaccatcttcgccaaaagcgaaaaaagtcgcagccgaaaagaagagcgtagccgtcgcgaaagcaaaaaaggccgcttctgtcggcgctgagaagaaaacaaccgctgcttcctctacaggtagagctgttgcggcaacagcttcatcaaagccgaaatcaccttcgaaagcaaagaaatcaaataaggccggtccaacgaagaaacctaaggcaccgaaaccaaaaagcgccaaggctatatctgctaaagcgaagaaatctcctgcttctcctaaaagaaagaagtga